One Effusibacillus pohliae DSM 22757 DNA segment encodes these proteins:
- the mutL gene encoding DNA mismatch repair endonuclease MutL, with the protein MAKIRVMDDQLANKIAAGEVVERPASVVKELVENALDAGATEIDVELQQGGLELIRVTDNGSGIDPDDVPLAFERHATSKIREDKDLFRISTLGFRGEALPSIAAVARVELKTRTENDTAGTFLRIEGGRLQETGVTAARKGTELIVRDLFFNTPARLKYLKSIQTELGHATDYIEKIALARPDVAFRLAHNGRQLVQTSGDGKLIHAVAAIYGRDIVKQMMEVDWKNYDYRITGLTGYPELNRANRNHCAFFVNGRYIKSYQLFNAVQAAYHTRLPINRYPVCVLHLELDPSLVDVNVHPTKLEVRFSEEKDVFSCMQQAVESALQRVACIPKALPSRQPGEKSEQPAFRFDHPIRVQYEAQAGTARPGPTGFAGQLREPNEPTADGEQPEKIRETGHSAKLPDRLEETGLPGKLSHQQQTGSAAENMPERDVRPAGRNNNRASLEAAIDLYRAEPQPPARKVPRFRPIAQALGMYVIAESEEGLYIIDQHAAHEKVLYEKFRNRLREKAIRPLPLLVPLTLNLSPSEAAKLETQLPLLAEYLIEIEPFGGGSFLIRSVPDIWGGLDTGRLTQEVIDEFLAERQVKDPRSLIEDKLITKACKSAIKANQWLSMPEMVALCEQLSELENPFTCPHGRPIIIHMTRHDLEKQFKRVM; encoded by the coding sequence GTGGCGAAAATCCGCGTGATGGACGACCAGCTCGCGAATAAGATTGCGGCCGGCGAAGTGGTGGAACGGCCCGCCTCGGTGGTCAAGGAATTGGTGGAAAACGCGCTCGATGCAGGCGCCACCGAGATCGATGTGGAACTGCAGCAAGGCGGACTGGAACTGATCCGCGTCACCGACAACGGATCCGGCATCGATCCGGACGATGTACCGCTTGCCTTCGAGCGGCACGCCACCTCCAAAATCCGGGAAGACAAAGACTTGTTCCGGATCAGCACGCTCGGCTTTCGCGGTGAGGCGCTGCCATCGATCGCTGCGGTCGCCCGCGTCGAACTGAAAACGCGAACGGAGAACGATACGGCGGGTACGTTTTTGCGAATCGAAGGCGGACGCCTGCAAGAAACGGGCGTGACCGCCGCCAGGAAAGGCACGGAACTGATTGTGCGCGACCTGTTTTTTAACACGCCGGCTCGGCTCAAATACCTGAAATCGATTCAAACGGAACTGGGGCATGCGACCGATTATATAGAGAAAATCGCATTGGCCCGCCCGGACGTCGCGTTCCGCCTGGCCCACAACGGCCGCCAACTGGTGCAAACAAGTGGCGACGGCAAGCTGATTCACGCCGTGGCAGCGATCTATGGCCGGGACATCGTGAAGCAAATGATGGAGGTCGACTGGAAAAATTACGATTACCGAATTACCGGACTGACCGGATATCCCGAGTTGAACCGGGCGAATCGGAACCATTGCGCGTTTTTTGTCAACGGCCGCTATATCAAAAGCTACCAGTTGTTTAACGCGGTGCAAGCTGCGTACCATACCCGCTTGCCGATCAACCGCTATCCCGTATGCGTGCTGCATCTCGAACTGGATCCGTCGCTGGTCGATGTGAACGTCCATCCGACCAAACTGGAAGTGCGGTTCTCGGAGGAGAAGGACGTTTTTTCCTGCATGCAGCAGGCTGTCGAGAGCGCCCTGCAAAGAGTTGCTTGTATACCCAAGGCGCTGCCAAGCAGACAACCCGGGGAAAAATCGGAACAGCCGGCATTCAGGTTTGATCACCCGATTCGGGTGCAATACGAGGCGCAAGCCGGGACTGCCCGGCCGGGGCCAACCGGGTTTGCCGGGCAACTTCGCGAACCGAATGAGCCAACCGCGGACGGAGAACAACCGGAGAAGATCCGGGAAACCGGCCATTCCGCCAAACTTCCCGATCGGCTTGAGGAAACCGGACTGCCCGGAAAACTGTCCCATCAGCAGCAAACCGGTTCTGCTGCGGAAAACATGCCGGAACGGGACGTCAGGCCAGCCGGCCGTAACAACAATCGTGCTTCATTGGAAGCGGCGATCGATCTGTACCGGGCTGAGCCGCAACCGCCTGCCAGGAAAGTTCCCCGCTTTCGGCCGATTGCGCAGGCGCTTGGCATGTATGTGATCGCCGAAAGTGAGGAAGGACTCTATATAATTGACCAGCACGCGGCGCACGAGAAAGTCCTGTATGAAAAGTTTCGCAACCGGCTGCGGGAGAAAGCAATCCGCCCGTTGCCGCTTTTGGTTCCGCTGACACTCAACCTGTCGCCTTCGGAAGCTGCAAAGCTGGAAACACAGCTGCCTTTGCTGGCTGAATATCTGATCGAAATCGAACCGTTCGGCGGCGGCTCGTTCCTGATCCGGTCGGTGCCGGATATCTGGGGAGGGCTCGATACAGGGCGGCTGACGCAGGAGGTGATCGACGAATTTTTGGCGGAGCGGCAGGTGAAAGATCCTCGTTCGCTGATCGAGGACAAACTGATCACAAAAGCCTGCAAGTCGGCGATCAAAGCCAATCAGTGGCTGTCGATGCCGGAAATGGTCGCCTTGTGCGAGCAGCTTTCCGAACTGGAAAATCCGTTCACCTGCCCGCACGGCCGTCCGATCATCATCCACATGACCAGGCACGATCTGGAGAAACAGTTTAAGCGAGTGATGTAG
- the mutS gene encoding DNA mismatch repair protein MutS, with product MARYTPMIEQYLSIKRQAGDALLFFRLGDFYEMFFDDAVTAAKELEITLTGRDGGADERIPMCGVPYHSAESYIQRLIEKGYKVAICEQVEDPSQAKGIVRREIVRVVTPGTIMDGKSVQEKSNNYIAAAVQTGERTGLAFCDVTTGEFFVCESADGSFWDDLQQFQPAEILLPAGEGHAALAEQIRERFGCAITGGEPGSQSESRAASRLLEHFQLRSLESIGLADATAAVMAAGMLLAYLESTQKRSLHHLKKPLLLTRDSHLVIDAFSRRNLELTETIREKNRYGSLLWLLDKTVTAMGGRLLKKWVERPLAVRADIELRLQAVEELVEELLLREDLRQMLQEVYDLERLMGRVAYGSANGRDLLAIASSLAVLPELRRRLLQCESPLLQEIGRQIEEMHAIVDLIGRAIVEEPPVGIRDGGLIRDGFDEHLDRLKQASREGKRWIAQLEQAEREKTGIKSLKVGFNKVFGYYLEVTKANVHLVPDYYERKQTLANGERYITPELKEKESLILEAEDKMIDLEYELFVQVRDQVAAVLPNIQRAAEKIAQVDVLQSLATVAVERRYTKPLITDSDRLRIEEGRHPVVEAVLKHESFVPNDTLLDCGDHQIALITGPNMAGKSTYMRQVALIVIMAQMGSFVPAKKAEIGIVDRVFTRIGAADDLAAGQSTFMVEMVELANILHHATRRSLIILDEIGRGTSTFDGISIAQAVIEFLHQSPKIGAKTLFATHYHELTELADRLPGVTNYSTHVQEKGDSIVFLRKIIPQPADRSYGIQVAKLAGLPEPVLQRAKEILHVLENLPSGKREASAALTTPGAGAADTAGDVEARESAPAAEVADTAGAASAAESATAGGSSATAGVTAASFATRGSSRTESAQLSLFDLNTHPVVDELRSLNLLNMTPIEALTTLYRLQQMVVKG from the coding sequence ATGGCACGGTATACACCTATGATCGAACAATATCTCTCGATCAAGCGGCAGGCGGGGGACGCGTTGCTGTTTTTCCGGTTGGGAGATTTTTACGAAATGTTTTTTGACGATGCGGTGACCGCCGCCAAGGAACTGGAGATTACGTTGACCGGCCGGGACGGCGGAGCCGACGAGCGGATTCCGATGTGTGGTGTCCCTTATCATTCGGCCGAATCTTACATCCAGCGGTTGATTGAAAAAGGGTACAAAGTAGCGATTTGCGAACAGGTGGAAGATCCGAGCCAAGCGAAAGGGATCGTCCGGCGGGAGATCGTGCGGGTGGTGACGCCAGGAACGATCATGGACGGCAAATCGGTGCAGGAAAAAAGCAACAATTACATAGCCGCGGCCGTACAGACGGGGGAGCGCACCGGCCTGGCGTTTTGCGATGTGACGACCGGCGAATTTTTTGTTTGCGAATCGGCGGATGGGTCGTTCTGGGACGATCTCCAACAGTTTCAGCCGGCGGAAATATTGCTGCCTGCCGGAGAAGGGCACGCAGCGCTGGCGGAACAAATCCGCGAACGGTTCGGCTGCGCCATCACAGGCGGCGAGCCCGGCTCCCAATCCGAATCGCGGGCGGCGTCACGATTGTTGGAGCATTTTCAACTGAGATCGCTGGAATCGATCGGGCTGGCCGACGCCACGGCAGCGGTGATGGCGGCCGGTATGCTGCTCGCTTATTTGGAAAGCACGCAAAAACGCAGCCTGCATCATCTCAAAAAGCCGCTCTTGTTAACCCGTGATTCGCATCTGGTGATCGACGCTTTTTCCCGCCGCAATCTGGAACTGACGGAAACGATCCGCGAGAAAAACAGATACGGATCGCTGCTGTGGCTGTTGGACAAGACAGTGACCGCGATGGGCGGGCGGCTGCTGAAAAAATGGGTGGAGCGTCCATTGGCCGTCCGCGCCGACATCGAGCTGCGGCTGCAAGCGGTGGAAGAATTGGTGGAAGAACTGCTGCTGCGGGAAGATTTGCGGCAGATGCTGCAAGAGGTATATGATTTGGAGCGCTTGATGGGCCGTGTCGCGTACGGCTCGGCGAACGGCCGCGATCTGCTGGCGATCGCGTCGTCCTTGGCGGTGTTGCCGGAGTTACGCCGCCGGCTGCTGCAGTGCGAGAGTCCGCTATTGCAGGAGATCGGGCGGCAAATCGAAGAGATGCATGCGATCGTCGACCTCATCGGGCGTGCGATCGTCGAAGAACCGCCGGTCGGGATTCGCGACGGCGGGCTGATTCGGGACGGGTTTGACGAGCATCTGGACCGGCTGAAACAGGCGAGCCGCGAAGGCAAACGGTGGATCGCCCAACTGGAACAAGCGGAACGGGAGAAGACCGGCATCAAATCACTGAAGGTCGGGTTCAACAAGGTGTTCGGGTATTACCTGGAAGTGACGAAGGCGAATGTGCATCTGGTGCCCGATTACTACGAACGAAAGCAGACGCTGGCGAACGGCGAACGCTATATCACGCCCGAATTGAAGGAAAAAGAATCGCTCATTCTGGAAGCGGAAGACAAGATGATCGACCTCGAATACGAGTTGTTCGTGCAGGTGCGCGATCAGGTGGCAGCTGTGCTGCCGAACATCCAACGGGCGGCGGAAAAGATCGCGCAGGTGGATGTGCTGCAATCGCTAGCAACCGTTGCCGTGGAACGAAGATATACAAAGCCGCTGATTACCGATTCAGACAGGCTGCGGATTGAAGAGGGCCGCCACCCGGTTGTGGAAGCGGTGCTGAAACACGAATCATTTGTGCCGAACGACACGCTGCTCGATTGCGGCGATCATCAGATCGCCCTGATCACCGGTCCGAACATGGCGGGTAAGAGCACCTATATGCGGCAGGTGGCGCTGATCGTCATCATGGCGCAAATGGGGTCATTCGTTCCGGCCAAAAAGGCGGAAATCGGCATTGTCGACCGGGTGTTTACGCGGATCGGCGCAGCGGATGACTTGGCGGCCGGGCAAAGCACGTTTATGGTGGAGATGGTGGAACTCGCCAACATCCTGCACCACGCAACCCGCCGTAGCCTGATCATTTTGGACGAAATCGGGCGTGGGACGAGCACGTTTGACGGGATTTCGATCGCCCAGGCGGTCATCGAATTTTTGCATCAGTCGCCGAAAATCGGGGCGAAAACCTTATTTGCCACTCACTATCACGAACTGACAGAACTGGCCGACCGTTTGCCAGGCGTCACCAATTATTCCACACACGTGCAGGAAAAAGGCGATTCGATCGTCTTTCTGCGCAAGATCATTCCGCAGCCGGCCGACCGCAGTTACGGAATCCAGGTGGCAAAATTGGCCGGTCTGCCGGAGCCGGTGTTGCAGCGGGCGAAAGAAATTTTGCATGTGCTGGAAAATCTGCCGTCCGGAAAACGGGAAGCTTCAGCGGCGCTGACGACTCCTGGCGCTGGAGCCGCTGATACCGCCGGTGATGTGGAGGCCCGTGAGTCTGCTCCTGCCGCGGAAGTCGCTGATACCGCCGGTGCTGCGTCTGCAGCCGAGTCTGCAACGGCCGGGGGCTCCTCTGCAACAGCTGGGGTGACTGCTGCCTCTTTCGCAACGCGCGGTTCGTCTCGGACGGAGAGCGCACAATTGTCTCTGTTCGACCTCAACACGCATCCGGTGGTGGACGAGTTACGCTCGCTCAACTTGCTGAATATGACGCCGATCGAAGCACTGACGACTTTGTACCGGCTGCAGCAGATGGTTGTGAAGGGATGA
- the miaB gene encoding tRNA (N6-isopentenyl adenosine(37)-C2)-methylthiotransferase MiaB, protein MSDLLQLEDFTQAEGEMHRPTLVERKSVDYRAIAKNVGRIGVGKKYHIKTYGCQMNEHDTEIMAGMLEEMGYTAASNLEEADFILFNTCAVRENAEDKVFGEIGRIKPLKNRNPELILGLCGCMAQEEVVQQMVAKTYPWVDIVFGTHNLHRLPELIDRARHSQETIFEVWDKAGDVVENLPKLRKEGIKAWVNIQYGCNKFCTYCIVPYTRGRERSRLLEDVVAEVKELAAQGFKEITLLGQNVNDYGIDLKAYDFADLLAACNEVAGIERIRFTTSNPWNFTDKLIATIARCDKVVEHIHLPVQSGNNTILRRMNRGYTREFYLDLVKRIRQAIPNVSLTTDIIVGFPGETEEQFEDTLSLVEEVRFDGAFTFIYSPRAGTPATRFKQQVSEADQKRRLQRLIELQNRISREINDAMKGETVEVLVEGESKTNAEFLQGRTRTNKIVLFQGPKHLIGQLAQVTVTEPQTFYLKGKLVTSGEEMAV, encoded by the coding sequence ATGAGCGACCTTTTGCAACTGGAAGATTTCACGCAAGCGGAAGGCGAGATGCACCGGCCGACGCTGGTCGAGCGGAAAAGTGTCGATTACCGGGCGATCGCAAAAAATGTCGGCCGCATAGGCGTTGGCAAGAAGTATCACATTAAGACGTACGGCTGCCAGATGAACGAACACGATACGGAAATCATGGCCGGCATGCTGGAGGAGATGGGGTACACTGCCGCTTCCAATCTGGAAGAGGCCGATTTTATCCTGTTCAATACGTGTGCGGTGCGGGAAAATGCGGAGGACAAAGTGTTTGGCGAAATCGGCCGCATCAAACCGCTGAAAAACCGCAATCCGGAACTGATTCTCGGTTTGTGCGGATGCATGGCGCAGGAGGAAGTCGTGCAGCAGATGGTGGCCAAAACGTATCCGTGGGTGGATATTGTGTTCGGGACACACAACCTGCACCGGTTGCCGGAATTGATCGACCGGGCGCGGCATTCGCAGGAGACGATTTTTGAAGTGTGGGACAAGGCGGGCGATGTGGTTGAGAACCTGCCGAAACTGCGGAAGGAAGGCATCAAGGCGTGGGTGAACATCCAGTACGGCTGCAACAAGTTCTGTACGTACTGTATCGTGCCGTATACCCGCGGACGGGAGCGCAGCCGCTTGCTGGAAGACGTTGTGGCGGAAGTGAAAGAATTGGCGGCGCAAGGGTTTAAAGAAATTACGCTGCTCGGGCAAAATGTGAATGACTATGGAATCGATCTGAAAGCATACGATTTTGCCGACCTGCTGGCCGCCTGCAACGAGGTGGCGGGTATTGAGCGGATTCGCTTTACAACGTCGAACCCGTGGAATTTCACCGACAAACTGATCGCCACGATCGCCCGCTGCGACAAGGTGGTGGAACATATCCACCTGCCGGTGCAGTCGGGCAACAACACGATTTTACGCCGGATGAACCGCGGCTATACGCGTGAATTCTATCTGGATCTGGTAAAACGCATCCGGCAAGCGATTCCCAACGTGTCCTTGACAACCGATATCATTGTCGGGTTCCCCGGCGAGACGGAGGAGCAGTTCGAAGATACGCTCAGCCTGGTGGAAGAAGTGCGGTTTGACGGCGCATTCACCTTTATCTATTCACCGCGCGCGGGCACGCCGGCAACCCGCTTCAAACAACAGGTGTCGGAAGCGGACCAGAAGCGCCGCCTGCAGCGGCTGATCGAGCTGCAAAACCGGATTTCGCGCGAAATCAACGACGCGATGAAAGGAGAAACGGTCGAAGTGCTGGTGGAAGGCGAATCGAAAACGAACGCCGAGTTTCTACAAGGCCGCACGCGGACCAATAAAATCGTGCTGTTCCAGGGGCCGAAACACCTGATTGGCCAGCTTGCGCAGGTGACGGTGACCGAGCCGCAAACCTTTTATCTGAAAGGCAAATTGGTAACGTCAGGCGAGGAGATGGCTGTGTAA
- a CDS encoding YheC/YheD family endospore coat-associated protein, with amino-acid sequence MIVGILTAKILDRASLRDMIRMGKRLRIPVYVLPIEGIDLERQTCWGLKWNGSWEKAACPLPTVIYNRILARRVEQSPDVKRLMGDLEELGIPIFNPGYFDKGELYRIVGHHPETRHLLPETQDLQSPADLKQMLELHRQLYVKPVQSYGGKGILRIDQTENGVLINSHVKGRPNIRYASIRDLYFTLTRNRRYKKYVLQRSVSLAKVDGHVYDLRVLVQKNRRGEWSVTGVGARVAPESGIVTHVPNGGTIRNAQEALLASFNGKGIRILQDVKQSVLKLASVIEEETPGILGEMSMDIGVDESGKPWFFEANAKPGKFDEPEIRRLSMQRLLEFCVYLATHKSLVRSQK; translated from the coding sequence ATGATTGTTGGGATTCTGACCGCCAAAATACTCGACCGGGCCAGCTTACGCGATATGATCCGCATGGGAAAACGCCTTCGAATTCCCGTCTACGTACTGCCGATCGAGGGAATCGACCTGGAGAGGCAAACCTGCTGGGGATTGAAGTGGAACGGAAGTTGGGAAAAAGCAGCCTGTCCGCTGCCCACCGTCATCTACAACCGGATACTTGCCCGCAGAGTTGAACAGAGTCCCGATGTAAAGCGATTGATGGGCGATCTCGAGGAGCTCGGGATCCCAATTTTTAATCCGGGTTATTTTGATAAAGGTGAACTGTACCGCATCGTCGGCCATCATCCGGAGACGCGCCATCTGTTGCCGGAGACGCAAGACCTGCAATCTCCTGCCGATTTAAAGCAAATGTTGGAATTGCACCGGCAATTGTACGTAAAACCGGTGCAAAGTTACGGCGGAAAAGGGATCTTGCGGATCGACCAGACAGAGAACGGAGTGCTGATCAATTCACATGTGAAAGGCAGACCTAACATCCGATACGCGAGCATTCGCGATCTGTATTTCACATTAACCCGCAACCGCCGATATAAAAAATACGTATTGCAGCGCAGCGTTTCGCTGGCAAAAGTAGACGGACATGTGTACGACCTGCGGGTACTGGTGCAAAAAAACCGACGCGGCGAATGGTCCGTTACCGGCGTCGGTGCGCGAGTCGCCCCGGAGTCTGGAATCGTCACCCACGTGCCGAACGGTGGCACCATCCGGAACGCGCAGGAAGCGCTGCTGGCAAGCTTTAACGGAAAAGGTATTCGGATATTGCAAGATGTGAAACAGAGCGTACTGAAACTGGCGAGCGTAATCGAGGAGGAAACGCCGGGCATACTAGGCGAAATGTCGATGGATATCGGCGTCGATGAATCCGGCAAACCGTGGTTTTTTGAAGCGAACGCGAAGCCGGGAAAATTTGACGAACCGGAGATTCGCCGGTTGTCCATGCAGAGGTTGCTCGAGTTTTGCGTCTACCTGGCGACCCACAAATCACTGGTCCGTAGCCAAAAGTAA